A stretch of Aspergillus nidulans FGSC A4 chromosome VI DNA encodes these proteins:
- a CDS encoding GLTP domain-containing protein (transcript_id=CADANIAT00009924), with product MPAEIPAGGTWFDTLKRSFDDVPVDAANDNAIATSEFLEAAESLTTLFDVLGSAAFSPVKSDLTGNIKKVRDRQLAAPGESETLQSLVLNELKTKKHVATEGLVWLVRGLEFTAKALRHNLDNGTELSDSFRDAYGKTLKQHHSFMIKPIFSAAMSATPYRKDFYAKLGSDEGKVKAALEREVAALEKRVEILKSFQERKEAKW from the exons ATGCCTGCTGAAATTCCCGCCGGTGGCACCTGGTTCGATACCCTCAAGAGGTCATTCGATGATGTTCCTGTTGATGCTGCCAACGACAATGCCATTGCTACCTCGGAGTTCCTCGAAGCTGCAGAGTCTCTAACCACGCTTTTCG ACGTCCTTGGTTCTGCCGCATTCTCCCCCGTTAAGAGCGACTTGACAGGCAACATCAAG AAAGTTAGAGACAGGCAGCTGGCTGCCCCCGGCGAATCAGAGACCCTCCAATCCCTCGTTCTCAATGAattgaagacaaagaagcATGTTGCCACAGAAGGCCTGGTTTGGCTCGTTAG GGGTCTTGAATTCACCGCCAAGGCTCTCCGCCACAATCTCGACAACGGCACAGAGCTGTCTGACTCTTTCCGTGACGCGTATGGCAAAACCCTCAAGCAACATCATTCTTTCATGATCAAGCCCATTTTCTCCGCGGCCATGTCGGCGACTCCTTACCGAAAGGACTTCTACGCGAAGCTTGGCAGCGACGAGGGGAAAGTCAAGGCTGCCCTTGAGCGTGAAGTGGCGGCTCTAGAGAAGAGGGTTGAGATTTTGAAGTCCTTCCAGGAGCGCAAGGAGGCGAAGTGGTAG
- a CDS encoding glutamate--cysteine ligase (transcript_id=CADANIAT00009921) yields MGLLALGTALEWPEAKKRADQVRKWGIEQLLANWHRAKGKERDALLWGDEVEYLVVALDDAAKKARLSLAQADILKSLARDEELWKEGSCTYSQNKEHEGEEPPHFHPEFGRFMLEATPGVPWGIGFKDLLKVESNMRWRREVAKAHMAPNESPITLTTFPRLGTKDDYIQPYYPPSGPALRSQFVPDEIANPHIRFPTLAANIRARRGRKVELNVPVFKDKNTPEPFKDPTVNYDLHNWPEDDDVRNGAAKDGHVYMDAMAFGMGSCCLQITFQAKNVPEGRKLYDQLSPLGPILLALTAATPIYKGFLVDTDVRWNQISKAVDDRTREELGEVDPRLRKEYLDPDLIVDEDIKKRLMDDGMDELLATHFAHLFIRDPIVIFSEDLEELDLNKADHFENLQSTNWQHMRFKPPPPEKDDIGWRVEFRSMEIQMTDFENAAFSIFIVLVTRAILSFDLNFYIPIQRTAENMETAHARNAVLDRKFYFRKDPFSPSVRRHHNSSGDSNTSSANNTPPPSPPLGPVEYEFELMTISDIINGSADGSFPGLIPLVESYLNSVNVDVETRCSLARYLDLIRKRANGTLWTGAKWIREFVAQHPAYKQDSVVSEEICYDLVKAVEEMSVKEGADGSVGWEMLKGRTV; encoded by the exons ATGGGTCTGCT AGCACTAGGGACGGCACTCGAGTGGccggaggcgaagaagcgagCAGACCAGGTTCGCAAATGGGGAATTGAG CAACTACTCGCGAACTGGCATAGAGCTAAAGGGAAAGAACGCGATGCGCTCCTTTGGGGTGACGAG GTTGAATATCTCGTCGTCGCTCTGGATGATGCAGCCAAGAAGGCTCGCCTGTCGCTTGCGCAGGCAGATATTTTGAAATCGTTAGCCCGTGACGAAGAGCTTTGGAAAGAAGGATCGTGCACATATTCTCAAAACAAAGAACA CGAGGGTGAGGAACCGCCCCATTTCCATCCGGAGTTTGGGCGCTTCATGCTGGAGGCTACGCCCGGTGTACCGTGGGGAATCGGCTTCAAAGACCTTCTCAAGGTGGAGTCTAATATGAGATGGAG GAGGGAGGTAGCAAAAGCGCATATGGCGCCCAACGAGTCACCGATTACTCTTACTACTTTCCCCAGACTGGGCACGAAGGATGATTACATTCAGCCTTATTACCCTCCATCTGGGCCAGCTCTGCGGTCTCAATTTGTTCCAGACGAGATTGCGAACCCTCACATCAGGTTTCCAACACTGGCGGCAAATATTAGAGCAAGGAGGGGCCGGAAAGTTGAGTTGAATGTGCCAGTGTTTAAAGACAAAAATACTCCTGAGCCGTTTAAGGACCCAACGGTAAACTATGATCTTCATAATTGgcctgaagatgacgatgTGCGAAATGGAGCTGCAAAAGATGGTCATGTCTACATGGACGCAATGGCGTTTGGCATGGGCAGTTGCTGCCTCCAGATAACGTTCCAGGCTAAAAACGTTCCGGAAGGGAGGAAGCTATACGACCAGCTAAGCCCGTTGGGGCCGATTCTCTTAGCCCTCACGGCTGCTACACCAATCTACAAGGGATTCCTCGTGGATACCGATGTTCGATGGAACCAGATCAGCAAAGCTGTAGATGACAGGACAAGAGAAGAGCTTGGCGAAGTT GACCCTAGACTACGGAAAGAATACCTAGACCCTGATTTGATcgtggatgaagatatcAAAAAGCGTCTCATGGATGATGGCATGGACGAGCTACTAGCGACACACTTTGCGCATTTATTCATCCGCGACCCAATTGTCATCTTCTCGGAGgaccttgaagagctggatttgAACAAAGCCGATCACTTTGAGAATCTGCAGTCGACAAACTGGCAGCACATGCGGTTCaagccaccaccaccagagAAGGACGACATTGGCTGGCGGGTTGAGTTCCGGTCCATGGAAATCCAGATGACTGATTTTGAAAACGCCGcattctccatcttcattgtGCTTGTCACTCGGGCCATCTTGAGTTTCGACCTCAATTTCTACATTCCTATTCAACGCACAGCAGAGAATATGGAAACAGCACATGCGCGGAATGCAGTGCTAGACCGAAAGTTCTATTTCAGGAAAGATCCTTTCTCTCCGTCAGTTCGCAGGCACCACAATTCGTCAGGTGACAGCAATACCTCTTCAGCAAACAACActccgcctccctctccgccgctcGGCCCTGTCGAATATGAATTTGAGCTGATGACTATTTCTGACATCATCAACGGCTCTGCGGATGGATCATTCCCCGGCTTGATTCCCCTTGTGGAGTCGTATCTGAACAGTGTCAACGTGGACGTTGAGACTCGTTGTTCGTTGGCGAGATACCTCGACTTGATCCGGAAACGGGCGAACGGTACTCTCTGGACCGGTGCGAAGTGGATTCGCGAGTTTGTCGCACAACACCCTGCCTACAAACAGGATAGCGTAGTCTCAGAGGAGATATGCTACGATCTCGTGAAAGCTGTGGAAGAGATGAGTGTCAAGGAAGGGGCAGACGGGAGCGTTGGATGGGAAATGCTCAAAGGCCGGACGGTCTAA
- a CDS encoding uncharacterized protein (transcript_id=CADANIAT00009920) → MGWSLASLSTTPDVPIPTTLSHNLRDSEINRIIAVIKGFISSLNAKNTSEFEKYCVRAGGMSLRPPAPTMPRFCTIGAFVEYTAKLDHDINERILDAEVKVNEEGNLAAVWAPFRAKVNGVVNHVGVELFILHKLNGGWKVTALADSCRRPTEEEKILLL, encoded by the coding sequence ATGGGCTGGTCACTCGCCTCCCTGTCAACCACGCCCGACGTGCCCATACCAACGACCCTCTCCCACAATCTGAGAGACTCTGAAATCAACCGCATAATCGCCGTAATAAAAggcttcatctcctccctGAATGCCAAGAACACCTCGGAGTTCGAGAAATACTGCGTCCGCGCAGGAGGAATGTCTCTCAGGCCTCCAGCGCCCACAATGCCTCGCTTCTGCACAATCGGCGCCTTTGTGGAGTACACCGCCAAACTGGACCATGATATCAACGAGCGAATTTTGGATGCCGAAGTCAAAGTGAATGAGGAGGGGAATCTGGCAGCTGTATGGGCGCCTTTTCGGGCGAAGGTGAATGGTGTTGTGAACCACGTCGGTGTGGAACTATTCATCCTGCATAAGCTTAACGGGGGGTGGAAGGTTACTGCGCTGGCGGATTCGTGCAGAAGGCcgacggaggaggagaaaatctTACTGCTCTGA
- a CDS encoding putative mitochondrial inner membrane protease subunit Imp2 (transcript_id=CADANIAT00009922), producing the protein MAQPPKFRILSPESALRRARPDPSSTPSQSQAPFQSPTTSHSPPTTTTATSSSTPKSTPNPRSSFSPFSRLRNYYSTLPRPFRLAFRTIGAVAPIVPIGLYFSEYVGQLLLVNGPSMTPYLNEDYDIMHTKKDIVLVKMWPGLSAFRWGQRKMRIERGMLVLFPSPGNPDNVAIKRVIGLPGDRITTREPCAKPSQIVPFNHVWVEGDNPKKSLDSNTYGPVSISLISGRVMAVVWPRFRWLNWEEWESGDVDGGRFGEGYLAEVRERVEKGAVELQKPFLI; encoded by the exons ATGGCTCAGCCCCCGAAATTCCGTATTCTCTCCCCAGAATCTGCTCTACGACGCGCCCGGCCAGACCCGTCCTCTACGCCCTCACAATCCCAAGCTCCCTTCCAATCGCCCACAACGTCACATTCGCCCCCTACCACAACCACAGCGacaagcagcagcacgcCAAAATCTACTCCCAACCCCCGATCCTCattctctcccttttccCGCCTCAGAAACTACTATTCAACCCTTCCGCGCCCCTTCCGTCTTGCCTTCCGTACTATAGGCGCAGTCGCGCCCATCGTCCCCATCGGCCTATACTTCTCCGAATACGTTGGCCAACTCCTCCTGGTCAACGGACCTTCCATGACACCATACTTAAATGAAGACTACGATATTATGCACACAAAGAAGGATATTGTTCTAGTCAAAATGTGGCCTGGTCTTTCGGCGTTCCGCTGGggtcagaggaagatgcgcaTTGAGCGGGGAATGCTCGTTTTGTTTCC GTCACCCGGGAATCCAGACAACGTCGCCATAAAACGTGTCATCGGACTCCCCGGGGACAGAATCACAACACGCGAGCCCTGCGCAAAGCCCTCGCAGATTGTCCCCTTCAACCACGTCTGGGTGGAAGGCGACAACCCCAAGAAGTCGCTCGACAGCAACACATACGGACCGGTCAGTATATCATTGATCTCGGGGCGCGTGATGGCGGTTGTTTGGCCAAGGTTCCGGTGGTTAAATTGGGAGGAGTGGGAGAGTGGAGATGTGGACGGCGGACGGTTTGGGGAAGGGTACCTGGCAGAGGTGAGGGAGAGGGTTGAGAAAGGGGCTGTAGAGCTTCAGAAgccgttcttgatctga
- a CDS encoding sporulation-specific 71 family protein (transcript_id=CADANIAT00009923) encodes MEHGCQNSGDGHPGLEQDSYTLEKLRHASATHVHITSRRFFIGPIPKNWLQSHRKSWYRKRLSSRDYRSRAVTFSAESDYAQETGQSASDPPSIEPEENESETEIEQDSGQETPRLTQDLRVLTHEYEDNDEPPPSVDPRGGDTPGTKTDSRSAYFTAREGNASLSTITPVQSARHAQFQNSRLLAVPHSVRGRSIHSHLNNTQPSLPATPSESGSMEPLLSVPRNKDKSEQHSVPPASLQRHEPQRGVSEGDDGSNDWRQDRTSRAPHIANPLTVNDNLHARRRRIASKISRTQGRVPDWFSRHRVEVGEVIKAEKMLIRVEETAQDELPEDYSEFDSLRMETRVQDNWREFLVVCRSASDKEAPYTLQMYKTRVIPKIQEQGRASPYHEIALGRKTVKVNLYSALDKTIAVWKRSKRGTTIYILRPKSTARAVEWYTFIAYTMGRRRASSLGITVPDLAVSLVFNNPFKQVGFANSSGHEGPEEIVKQTSAYDSIIQGCLTMLEDRPEWSAVMKRWTSTEKLGLAWKRYDRLEWIYGVNEKDMYGSVGMQGTHELELRPKQHYDTSVGYGAKKKEEPAPVEGFLIRLTSQTGAHQRMNRMFSKRLYFFSQDHYLFFCKPSQALPPTPPWLSALDSGIPSTQEILDKAPLSYEIDPFPLQDGQISWLSIGNTEHQKRRDEEAYAQFQRDIHNLSNADGFINLCLVQEVRSIPDDFSSASNTRETCDRGITQPNDPSQLQAGNVGEQSTDNAGFEMLLDNGLVVRFQAYNSATRDEWMQRLDALVQYWKARIVADAAELKNTRQRNLELLGMDEELESVIGQYAKKWEVRKAEASPLLHNMCSLIGCRPIKTSPNLSMEMSGLLYKKPRRHATFKRFHVILTAGKLLVYHSSLRKYNGAEVPHVHSTLESTIDLENCYIYSGLIAENDLLYSNQTFDSNHPGHGALPRVYLSSDMYTSSDEDTAITFVIWQPLRKGLFRAREREVEGGESGDGHGGGRVKTRQTLKQVSKLGVHGRTIVFKARSRVEKDRWVLCIASEINRLQEGKAEDVRLTSS; translated from the exons ATGGAGCATGGCTGTCAGAACTCTGGTGACGGTCATCCGGGCCTCGAACAAGACTCCTATACACTCGAGAAGCTG CGTCACGCTTCCGCAACCCATGTCCATATAACGAGTCGACGATTCTTTATTGGCCCTATTCCCAAAAACTGGCTACAAAGCCATCGCAAGTCATGGTACAGAAAACGATTGAGTTCCAGAGACTATAGGTCCAGAGCCGTTACTTTTTCTGCAGAGTCGGATTACGCTCAGGAAACAGGGCAATCGGCATCTGACCCCCCATCGATTGAACCGGAAGAGAATGAGTCAGAGACGGAAATAGAACAGGATAGCGGTCAGGAAACCCCGCGGTTGACACAAGATCTAAGGGTTTTGACCCACGAATATGAGGATAATGATGAACCGCCGCCTTCGGTGGACCCCCGCGGCGGCGACACACCTGGGACAAAAACCGACTCGAGGTCTGCATATTTCACAGCAAGAGAAGGGAATGCGAGTCTCTCTACTATAACCCCAGTCCAATCTGCAAGACATGCACAATTCCAGAATTCGAGACTGCTAGCCGTTCCGCATAGCGTGCGCGGGCGAAGCATTCATAGCCATCTGAATAATACTCAGCCATCTCTGCCAGCCACACCCAGCGAGTCCGGCTCGATGGAGCCATTATTGTCGGTACCGCGAAACAAGGACAAAAGCGAACAGCACAGCGTCCCACCCGCAAGCCTGCAGCGACATGAGCCTCAACGTGGAGTTTCAGAAGGGGACGACGGGTCAAACGACTGGCGACAGGACAGAACGTCTCGGGCTCCTCACATTGCCAATCCGTTGACCGTCAATGATAACCTACATGCCAGGCGACGACGGATTGCGTCCAAGATTTCCAGGACGCAGGGCAGAGTTCCCGACTGGTTTTCTCGGCACAGGGTTGAAGTAGGCGAAGTTATCAAAGCAGAAAAGATGCTAATCCGCGTCGAGGAAACGGCACAGGATGAGTTACCCGAAGATTACAGTGAATTCGATAGCCTTCGGATGGAGACGCGAGTACAGGATAACTGGAGAGAATTTCTAGTAGTTTGCCGGTCAGCATCCGACAAGGAAGCCCCTTATACATTGCAAATGTACAAAACGCGAGTGATACCCAAAATACAGGAGCAAGGGAGAGCTTCTCCTTATCACGAAATTGCGCTTGGCCGGAAGACGGTTAAAGTAAACCTCTACTCGGCTCTGGATAAGACAATTGCGGTCTGGAAAAGGTCCAAGCGTGGAACGACGATCTATATTCTGCGCCCTAAATCAACTGCTCGTGCGGTAGAGTGGTATACATTCATCGCATACACTATGGGTAGGCGCCGAGCCTCCTCGCTTGGGATAACAGTACCGGATCTCGCTGTCTCTTTAGTATTTAACAACCCGTTCAAACAGGTAGGATTTGCCAACAGTTCCGGACATGAAGGGCctgaggagattgtcaagcAAACTTCTGCATATGACTCGATAATACAAGGCTGCTTGACGATGCTGGAGGATCGCCCAGAGTGGTCAGCGGTTATGAAGAGATGGACGAGTACGGAAAAGCTCGGACTGGCTTGGAAACGATATGATCGACTAGAATGGATATATGGAGTTAATGAGAAAGACATGTATGGCTCAGTCGGAATGCAGGGAACACACGAACTTGAGCTACGACCGAAACAGCACTATGACACTTCCGTTGGATATGgagcaaagaagaaggaagagcccGCTCCAGTAGAAGGTTTCTTGATTCGACTTACCTCTCAGACAGGAGCTCACCAGCGGATGAACAGGATGTTTTCCAAACGTCTTTACTTTTTCAGTCAAGATCATTACCTGTTTTTCTGCAAGCCATCACAGGCCCTTCCTCCTACACCACCATGGCTAAGCGCTCTGGACTCCGGTATACCATCTACTCAGGAAATATTGGACAAGGCCCCTCTCTCGTACGAGATAGatccttttcctttgcaGGACGGGCAAATATCCTGGTTGTCCATTGGAAATACCGAACATCAGAAGCGTCGCGATGAGGAAGCATATGCTCAGTTTCAAAGGGacatccacaatctcagCAATGCCGACGGATTCATCAACCTGTGTCTGGTGCAAGAGGTACGCTCTATTCCGGATGATTTCTCATCTGCTTCAAATACCCGGGAGACATGCGATCGTGGGATTACGCAGCCAAATGACCCATCGCAGTTGCAAGCCGGTAATGTTGGCGAGCAGTCTACTGACAACGCCGGATTTGAAATGCTCCTTGACAATGGTCTAGTTGTGCGCTTCCAGGCATATAATAGCGCAACAAGGGATGAGTGGATGCAGAGATTAGACGCCTTGGTTCAATATTGGAAGGCAAGAATTGTCGCAGATGCTGCCGAGCTCAAGAACACTCGGCAGCGAAACCTCGAACTTCTGGGTATGGACGAAGAGCTAGAGTCGGTGATAGGGCAGTACGCGAAGAAGTGGGAGGTCAGGAAGGCAGAAgcctctcctctcctgcaTAATATGTGCTCCTTAATTGGCTGCCGGCCAATAAAG ACTAGCCCTAACCTTTCCATGGAGATGTCTGGCCTGCTGTATAAGAAACCCCGACGCCATGCAACCTTTAAGCGGTTCCATGTCATCCTCACGGCCGGAAAGCTCCTTGTGTACCACAGCTCCCTCCGCAAGTACAACGGCGCCGAAGTGCCCCATGTCCACTCTACGCTTGAGTCCACCATCGACCTCGAAAACTGCTACATCTACTCTGGCCTCATCGCAGAGAATGACCTGCTTTATTCTAACCAGACGTTCGACAGTAATCATCCGGGTCATGGGGCCTTGCCACGAGTGTATCTTTCCTCGGATATGTACACAAGTAGCGATGAGGACACGGCAATCACATTTGTGATTTGGCAGCCCCTCCGGAAGGGGCTTTTCCGGGCAAGAGAGCGCGAGGTGGAGGGCGGAGAGAGTGGCGATGGACATGGCGGTGGGAGGGTGAAGACACGACAGACACTGAAGCAGGTGTCGAAGCTGGGGGTGCATGGTAGAACAATTGTATTCAAGGCGAGGAGTCGAGTGGAGAAGGATCGGTGGGTGTTGTGTATTGCATCTGAGATTAATCGCTTACAGGAGGGGAAGGCTGAAGATGTCAGGTTGACCTCGTCTTAG
- a CDS encoding ion-transporting P-type ATPase SPF1 (transcript_id=CADANIAT00009925) produces the protein MFPLEGRSLSIFVVTLVFLLLSFISVALRCFVRLRLVRAFGWDDSLMVLAMALNILFALCGMIGARWGLGHRMVDFARSPDPERELETALFWWWLGQTSYVITCVVAKISIALALLRLTVTKVHKYILWGVIAVSVIVGVVFWFMLMLQCKPVDYFWHRLTTTGTCINTDHILNIAYVYSVTATICDFILGLLPIALVWKLHMHQTTKAALAGILSMGCVASAAVIVRIPYLHYYKDEDFLYATTQISIWSNVEAGLGITAGSLVTLRPLLRWFRGDSSYTNSKSRTWYGGPGSMPLSSMNGARHPRNDPQSGNNYWRPDIEPQGNHGVVTTVHGSPSSSQENLNPKQNSLSGVNVQKSFLVTTTNES, from the exons ATGTTCCCACTCGAGGGCCGCAGTCTCTCCATCTTTGTTGTGACCTTGGTTTTTCTATTACTCTCATTCATCTCTGTCGCTCTACGATGTTTCGTCCGGCTGAGATTAGTAAGAGCctttggctgggatgactCCCTGATGGTTCTGGCAATG GCGTTGAATATCCTGTTCGCATTGTGCGGAATGATCGGTGCTCGCTGGGGCTTGGGTCACAGAATGGTAGATTTCGCTCGCTCGCCTGATCCTGAACGTGAGCTCGAGACTGCTCTTTTT TGGTGGTGGCTCGGCCAAACAAGCTATGTGATCACATGCGTGGTTGCCAAAATATCCATCGCTTTGGCACTTCTCCGCCTTACAGTGACTAAAGTCCACAAATATATCCTATGGGGCGTTATCGCGGTTTCTGTCATCGTCGGTGTCGTATTCTGGTTCATGCTTATGCTACAGTGTAAGCCTGTGGATTATTTCTGGCATCGGCTCACTACCACCGGAACTTGTATAAACACCGATCATATCCTCAATATCGCATATGTGTACAGTGTGACTGCGACCATCTGCGATTTCATTTTGGGACTTCTGCCGATTGCGCTGGTTTGGAAATTGCACATGCATCAGACAACAAAAGCCGCGCTTGCTGGTATCCTGAGCATGGGCTGCGT TGCCAGTGCCGCTGTCATAGTCCGCATTCCCTACCTTCATTACTACAAAGACGAGGACTTCTTAT ACGCAACAACTCAAATCTCCATCTGGTCGAATGTCGAGGCTGGTCTGGGAATAACTGCAGGCAGTCTGGTTACGCTCCGTCCTCTTTTGCGCTGGTTCCGTGGCGATTCAAGTTATACGAATTCAAAAAGTAGGACGTGGTACGGGGGCCCTGGAAGCATGCCTTTGTCTAGCATGAACGGAGCGCGTCACCCTCGAAACGATCCACAGTCAGGCAACAATTACTGGCGTCCTGATATTGAACCTCAAGGCAACCATGGAGTTGTTACGACTGTACATGGAAGCCCGAGCAGCAGTCAGGAGAACCTTAACCCCAAGCAAAATTCGCTTTCAGGGGTCAATGTACAAAAATCATTCCTAGTGACGACAACTAACGAGTCCTAG